A window of the Deinococcus gobiensis I-0 genome harbors these coding sequences:
- the dcd gene encoding dCTP deaminase: MSILPDWRIRELTKAGMIEPFEDRLVRTAENASVISYGLSSFGYDLRCADEWKVFTNAHGNTIVDPKAFDARAFIDIQAPEIIIPPNSFVLARSLEYIRLPDTVMVVAVGKSTYARCGIVANVTPLEPGWEGHVTLEFSNTTPLPAKMYANEGCVQLLFFEGERPETTYGERRGKYQGQQGVTLPRL; this comes from the coding sequence ATGAGTATTTTGCCCGACTGGCGAATCCGCGAACTGACGAAGGCGGGCATGATCGAGCCCTTCGAGGACCGCCTGGTCCGCACGGCCGAGAACGCGAGCGTCATCAGCTACGGCCTGAGTTCCTTCGGTTACGACCTGCGCTGCGCCGACGAATGGAAGGTCTTCACCAACGCGCACGGCAACACCATCGTGGACCCCAAGGCCTTCGACGCGCGGGCCTTCATCGACATCCAGGCCCCCGAGATCATCATTCCGCCCAACTCCTTCGTGCTGGCGCGCAGCCTGGAGTACATCCGCCTTCCCGACACGGTGATGGTGGTGGCGGTGGGCAAGTCCACCTACGCCCGCTGCGGCATCGTCGCCAACGTGACCCCGCTGGAACCCGGTTGGGAAGGGCACGTCACGCTGGAGTTCTCGAACACCACGCCGCTGCCCGCCAAGATGTACGCCAACGAGGGCTGCGTGCAGCTCCTGTTCTTCGAGGGCGAGCGCCCCGAGACGACCTACGGCGAGCGCCGGGGCAAGTACCAGGGCCAGCAGGGCGTGACCCTGCCGCGCCTGTAG
- a CDS encoding GNAT family N-acetyltransferase: protein MVRPRRDTDLPALCAGLREVHAASGYPSVWPADPAAFLAPPALGAWVAELDGVPAGQVTLRPADEPLPAWVAATGLGAAETAVVSRLFVAPAARGRGLARALLRAAWAEARAQGRRAVLDVHTASAAAIGLYEAEGWVRVATMTAPWHDPDGTSPQMHVYVAPT from the coding sequence GTGGTCCGGCCCCGCCGGGACACCGACCTCCCGGCCCTGTGCGCCGGTCTGCGTGAGGTCCACGCGGCCAGCGGCTACCCGTCCGTGTGGCCGGCGGACCCCGCCGCCTTCCTCGCGCCGCCCGCCCTGGGGGCCTGGGTGGCCGAGCTGGACGGCGTGCCGGCCGGACAGGTCACGCTGCGGCCCGCCGACGAGCCGCTGCCCGCCTGGGTCGCCGCGACGGGGCTGGGGGCCGCCGAAACTGCCGTCGTGTCGCGCCTGTTCGTCGCCCCGGCGGCCCGGGGCCGGGGACTGGCCCGCGCGCTGCTGCGCGCTGCCTGGGCCGAGGCGAGGGCACAGGGCCGCCGGGCCGTGCTGGACGTTCATACCGCGTCTGCGGCGGCCATCGGGCTGTACGAGGCCGAGGGCTGGGTGCGGGTCGCCACCATGACGGCCCCCTGGCACGACCCGGACGGCACCTCGCCGCAGATGCACGTGTACGTCGCGCCGACTTGA
- a CDS encoding VOC family protein, giving the protein MTASAVPVARRVGAVTLLARDLPRLSAFYVALLGLTPVQEDHGDTVLEAHGTPLLRLRAAPGLPAPTVARPGLYHTAFLLPTRADLGRWLAHAARLGLRIGSGDHLVSEAFYLSDPEGNGIEVYADRPAQDWTWEGGQVRMDTVAVDAAAVLAEAGLDAAALGGPDLPAYAGVPAGTRVGHVHLKVGSAAQAARFYGDLLGLDIVADLGSAAFLSWDRYHHHLGLNEWHTAGQARPTAPAAGLGGVELYAPDLAAVRERARTLPGVEDAGDHLRLRDPWGNAVTVYQG; this is encoded by the coding sequence ATGACCGCCTCCGCCGTTCCTGTCGCCCGCCGTGTCGGGGCCGTGACCCTGCTGGCCCGCGACCTGCCCCGCCTGAGCGCCTTCTATGTGGCCCTGCTGGGCCTGACCCCGGTGCAGGAGGACCACGGCGACACCGTGTTGGAGGCCCACGGCACCCCGCTGCTGCGCCTCAGGGCCGCGCCCGGACTCCCCGCACCCACCGTTGCGCGGCCGGGGCTGTACCACACGGCCTTCCTGCTCCCCACGCGCGCCGACCTGGGGCGCTGGCTGGCGCACGCCGCGCGGCTGGGCCTGCGCATCGGCAGCGGCGATCACCTCGTCAGCGAGGCCTTCTACCTCTCGGACCCCGAGGGCAACGGCATCGAGGTCTATGCCGACCGCCCGGCACAGGACTGGACCTGGGAAGGCGGGCAGGTGCGTATGGACACCGTCGCCGTGGACGCCGCCGCCGTGCTGGCCGAAGCGGGCCTGGACGCCGCCGCGCTGGGCGGCCCCGACCTCCCGGCCTATGCGGGTGTGCCGGCCGGTACGCGGGTCGGCCATGTCCATCTCAAGGTGGGCAGCGCGGCGCAGGCGGCCCGTTTCTACGGCGACCTGCTGGGCCTGGACATCGTGGCCGACCTGGGCAGCGCGGCCTTCCTGTCCTGGGACCGGTACCACCATCACCTCGGCCTGAACGAGTGGCACACGGCCGGTCAGGCCCGGCCCACGGCCCCGGCGGCCGGGCTGGGCGGCGTCGAACTGTACGCCCCCGACCTCGCGGCCGTCCGGGAGCGTGCCCGCACCCTGCCCGGCGTGGAGGACGCGGGCGACCACCTGCGGCTGCGCGACCCCTGGGGCAACGCGGTCACGGTGTATCAGGGCTGA
- a CDS encoding class I SAM-dependent methyltransferase — protein sequence MSRRQRALCCRPVTLTFTHEPLSQIVPAVRAALRSGEAALDVPDPDLGLGLYAGEEGPGGIHRPWTVWTDLADLLGAHFLTPERLPGGRVRVRFRRRRAAPDPDAAGYGAGSDWARVDKLEDPVFLHTFVEALRRVDPPPGGRVLALGVNAGRELDALALALPGRALEVTGVDLDPSALAAASARCPQATFVLLDVNELPRPDLGRFDLVLALSLLQSPGVRQDVLLAALRRHHLTPGGGLILGYPNARYRSGELSYGARMRNFARPDLSLLTADVSAARRGLHGRGFKVFVTGKYEVLVTAIPAGSSTPTGLDDVWDLSPDTP from the coding sequence ATGTCCCGGCGGCAGCGTGCGTTATGCTGCCGCCCCGTGACCCTGACCTTCACCCACGAACCGCTCTCCCAGATCGTGCCCGCCGTGCGCGCGGCCCTGCGGAGCGGCGAGGCGGCGCTCGACGTGCCCGACCCCGATCTGGGGCTGGGCCTGTACGCGGGCGAGGAGGGTCCGGGCGGAATCCACCGGCCCTGGACGGTCTGGACCGACCTGGCCGACCTGCTGGGCGCGCACTTCCTGACCCCCGAGCGCCTGCCGGGCGGCCGGGTGCGGGTGCGGTTTCGGCGGCGGCGGGCCGCGCCCGACCCCGACGCGGCAGGTTACGGGGCGGGAAGCGACTGGGCGCGGGTGGACAAGCTGGAGGACCCGGTGTTCCTGCATACCTTCGTCGAGGCGTTGCGGCGCGTGGACCCCCCACCCGGCGGGCGTGTGCTGGCCCTGGGCGTGAACGCGGGCCGCGAACTCGACGCCCTGGCCCTGGCCCTGCCCGGCCGCGCCCTGGAGGTGACCGGCGTGGACCTCGACCCTTCGGCGCTCGCGGCGGCCTCGGCCCGGTGTCCGCAGGCCACCTTCGTGCTCCTCGACGTGAACGAGCTGCCCCGCCCCGACCTGGGGCGCTTCGACCTCGTGCTGGCCCTGAGCCTGCTCCAGAGTCCGGGGGTACGTCAGGACGTGCTGCTCGCGGCGCTGCGCCGCCACCACCTCACGCCGGGGGGCGGCCTGATCCTGGGGTATCCCAACGCGCGCTACCGGTCGGGCGAACTGAGCTACGGGGCGCGCATGCGCAACTTCGCCCGACCCGACCTGAGCCTGCTGACCGCCGACGTGAGCGCCGCCCGCCGGGGCCTGCACGGACGCGGGTTCAAGGTGTTCGTGACCGGCAAGTACGAGGTGCTGGTGACCGCCATTCCCGCCGGGTCCAGCACGCCGACCGGACTGGACGACGTGTGGGACCTCAGCCCTGATACACCGTGA
- the trmB gene encoding tRNA (guanine(46)-N(7))-methyltransferase TrmB, with translation MIYQLGDFRFPDDPARLYPQTPERPWVLEVGFGDGHFWPHYARTFAQAPNYLGVELSGVSLLKAHRRLKDAGLENAILTKLPADVLVREVVPPRSLHEIVVNFPDPWPKAGHTDHRLLRAPFFRLAASRLRAGGAVLLTTDHDEYFEFACAEAEASGVMRVDQAQPPAAALETKYARKWRDLGLSAHHARFVPTAHPEVPGRAFTPYPENETDVPHAILTLPAAFAPTDFAKRTARAPARGPEWTVVLLDLFASLRRDGWVVQAHVVEEGLTQEVLIGVTGREDGTHLVRLARFGGPIITPGVKAAVGVVTGWLEEEGAQVTHRGY, from the coding sequence ATGATCTACCAGCTCGGCGACTTCCGGTTTCCCGATGACCCCGCGCGCCTCTACCCGCAGACCCCGGAGCGGCCCTGGGTGCTGGAGGTCGGCTTCGGGGACGGGCACTTCTGGCCGCACTACGCCCGTACCTTCGCGCAGGCCCCCAACTACCTGGGCGTGGAACTTTCGGGCGTGTCGCTGCTCAAGGCCCACCGCCGCCTGAAGGACGCGGGCCTCGAGAACGCCATCCTGACCAAGCTGCCCGCCGACGTGCTGGTGCGCGAGGTGGTCCCGCCGCGCAGCCTGCACGAAATCGTCGTGAATTTTCCCGACCCCTGGCCCAAGGCCGGGCACACCGACCACCGGCTGCTGCGCGCGCCCTTCTTCCGGCTGGCGGCGAGCCGGCTGCGCGCGGGCGGCGCGGTGCTGCTCACCACCGATCACGACGAGTATTTCGAGTTCGCCTGTGCCGAGGCCGAGGCGAGCGGCGTGATGCGCGTGGACCAGGCCCAGCCGCCCGCCGCCGCCCTGGAAACCAAGTACGCCCGCAAGTGGCGCGACCTGGGCCTCTCGGCCCATCACGCCCGCTTCGTGCCGACCGCGCACCCCGAGGTGCCGGGCCGCGCCTTCACCCCCTATCCGGAGAACGAGACCGACGTGCCCCACGCCATCCTGACCCTGCCCGCCGCCTTTGCGCCCACCGACTTCGCCAAACGCACCGCCCGCGCCCCGGCACGCGGCCCCGAGTGGACGGTCGTGCTGCTCGACCTGTTCGCCAGCCTGCGCCGCGACGGCTGGGTGGTGCAGGCCCACGTCGTCGAGGAAGGCCTGACCCAGGAGGTCCTGATCGGCGTGACCGGCCGCGAGGACGGCACCCATCTCGTGCGCCTCGCCCGCTTCGGCGGCCCGATCATCACGCCGGGCGTCAAGGCGGCCGTGGGCGTGGTCACGGGGTGGCTGGAAGAAGAGGGCGCGCAGGTCACCCACCGGGGCTACTGA
- a CDS encoding FAD-dependent oxidoreductase: protein MTFSAPPPRSQPQPGHLYDVAVVGAGLAGTELAWRLALAGRDVLLVSQALDHLGNLYAPTVRDAGFPAGSLFAEVAAAMAPDTDGWTFHRLLKARVEATPGIHLLQSTVTELDEEDHQVVLSTWEGPPLRARQVVLAVGAFLKGRLLVGDTMEEAGRLSEVAYDFLADDLTRSGVWLIGAEAHAAAVDGAPPYDVRFLTPAPSELSGFRVGRLARVRMVGRCTPGEHTYASVLGDAARLAAELLDGAGEDA from the coding sequence GTGACGTTTTCCGCCCCCCCGCCCCGCAGCCAGCCGCAGCCGGGGCACCTGTACGACGTGGCCGTGGTCGGCGCGGGCCTCGCGGGCACCGAGCTGGCGTGGCGGCTGGCCCTCGCCGGCCGCGACGTGCTGCTCGTGTCGCAGGCCCTCGATCACCTGGGCAACCTGTACGCCCCGACCGTTCGGGACGCGGGTTTCCCGGCCGGCAGCCTCTTCGCCGAGGTGGCGGCCGCGATGGCGCCGGACACCGACGGCTGGACCTTCCACCGCCTGCTCAAGGCGCGCGTCGAGGCCACGCCCGGCATTCACCTGCTCCAGAGCACCGTGACCGAGCTGGACGAGGAAGACCATCAGGTCGTCCTCTCCACCTGGGAGGGACCGCCGCTGCGCGCGCGTCAGGTCGTGCTGGCGGTAGGCGCTTTCCTCAAGGGGCGACTGCTCGTCGGGGACACGATGGAGGAGGCCGGGCGGCTGTCCGAAGTCGCCTACGACTTCCTGGCCGACGACCTGACGCGCAGCGGCGTATGGCTGATCGGGGCCGAGGCCCACGCGGCGGCGGTGGACGGCGCGCCTCCCTACGACGTGCGCTTCCTGACCCCCGCTCCCTCCGAGCTGAGCGGCTTCCGCGTGGGCCGCCTCGCGCGGGTGCGGATGGTCGGGCGCTGTACCCCCGGCGAGCACACCTACGCCTCGGTGCTGGGCGACGCCGCGCGTCTCGCGGCCGAGCTGCTGGACGGCGCAGGAGAGGACGCATGA
- a CDS encoding RluA family pseudouridine synthase: MALNAGYSYHSRAERGGPSVLAYLTATFRHSEAEVWALRLAAGEVEVDGVRATGSERLRPGQEVVWHRPPWEEPDAPLEFGVLFEDASLLAVTKPAGLPTLPGGGFYEHTLLRRVRAQFPGASPLHRLGRGTSGLVLFAREGAAGAALSAAWREREVRKTYLALAAGVPGWDTLEITAPIGPVAHPRLGEVYAAHPAGKASHSAARVLERRTQAGPAGETLLAVDIRTGRPHQIRIHTAWAGFPLVGDPLYAPGGAPLPGLPGLPGDGGYLLHAWRLGFRHPASGAWTQLEAAPPPQLQV; encoded by the coding sequence ATGGCCCTGAACGCCGGTTACTCCTACCACTCGCGCGCCGAGCGTGGCGGCCCGAGCGTGCTGGCCTACCTCACGGCCACCTTCCGGCACTCGGAGGCCGAGGTCTGGGCGCTCAGGCTCGCGGCGGGCGAGGTGGAGGTGGACGGCGTGCGGGCGACCGGCAGCGAGCGGCTGCGCCCCGGTCAGGAAGTCGTGTGGCACCGCCCGCCCTGGGAAGAGCCGGACGCGCCGCTGGAGTTCGGCGTGCTGTTCGAGGACGCCTCGCTGCTGGCCGTCACCAAGCCCGCCGGGTTGCCCACGCTGCCCGGTGGGGGGTTCTACGAACACACGCTGCTGCGCCGGGTGCGGGCCCAGTTTCCGGGGGCGTCGCCACTGCACCGGCTGGGGCGCGGCACGTCGGGGCTGGTGCTGTTCGCGCGGGAGGGCGCGGCGGGGGCGGCCCTCTCGGCGGCGTGGCGGGAGCGCGAGGTCCGGAAGACCTACCTCGCCCTGGCCGCCGGCGTACCCGGCTGGGACACGCTGGAGATCACCGCGCCCATCGGCCCGGTGGCCCATCCCCGGCTGGGCGAGGTCTACGCGGCCCACCCGGCGGGCAAGGCCTCGCACTCGGCCGCGCGGGTGCTGGAGCGCCGCACCCAGGCAGGGCCGGCGGGCGAGACGCTGCTGGCCGTGGACATCCGCACCGGGCGGCCCCACCAGATCCGGATTCATACGGCCTGGGCAGGGTTTCCACTGGTGGGCGACCCCCTGTACGCCCCCGGCGGCGCGCCCCTGCCCGGTCTGCCGGGGCTGCCCGGTGACGGCGGGTACCTGCTGCACGCATGGCGGCTGGGCTTCCGGCACCCGGCCAGTGGGGCCTGGACGCAGCTGGAGGCCGCGCCGCCCCCTCAACTTCAGGTGTAA
- a CDS encoding TetR/AcrR family transcriptional regulator, which yields MARPRTISDEQVVDAAREVFLEQGFSATTAEIARRAGVSEGTLFKRFASKEDLFEAALGLHQQAAWQAELQTRAGQGEVRRNLEDVAMSILTEMERVVPMLTTVFARGHDPSHNTLLQRLEHPLRHHLDALASYLRAEIALGRVRPLDADLTALTLMGSLTMHGYDAHLLTPETRRLSIDKGRYVRGLLDLLWPGMAP from the coding sequence ATGGCTCGACCCCGAACGATTTCCGACGAGCAGGTGGTGGACGCAGCCAGGGAAGTGTTTCTGGAACAGGGATTTTCGGCGACGACGGCCGAGATCGCGCGCCGGGCGGGGGTGTCGGAAGGCACGCTCTTCAAGCGCTTCGCGAGCAAGGAGGACCTGTTCGAGGCGGCGCTGGGCCTGCACCAGCAGGCGGCGTGGCAGGCGGAGTTGCAGACCCGTGCCGGTCAGGGCGAGGTGCGGCGCAACCTCGAGGACGTGGCGATGTCCATCCTCACCGAGATGGAGCGGGTCGTGCCGATGCTGACCACCGTGTTCGCGCGCGGCCACGACCCCAGCCACAACACGCTGCTGCAACGCCTGGAACACCCGCTGCGCCACCACCTCGACGCCCTGGCCAGCTACCTGCGCGCCGAGATCGCCCTGGGCCGCGTGCGCCCCCTGGACGCCGACCTGACCGCCCTGACCCTGATGGGCAGCCTGACCATGCACGGCTACGACGCCCACCTGCTCACGCCCGAAACGCGCCGCCTGTCGATCGACAAGGGGCGCTACGTGCGCGGCCTGCTCGACCTGCTGTGGCCGGGCATGGCCCCCTAG
- a CDS encoding TolC family protein yields the protein MSTRCLPFLLAGLLSAAFPGGSVAAQAAPTAAPTPLTREAGAAAPLTSLNAVLAQLRQSPGWRAADLNYRAAQLSLDSARARAGLSLSVGGNAALVRVPWDSGAWQGTGTVTASVGLSVLPWSPALEGVRSAERALGAAAAELRWARASLTLQAAQAYAGARSAAQALALADTGLALNTRLLEAAQAQRAQNLIPEERLLQSRGALAQAQAAQAQATRGVQSAAQGLARVLGGPVTLPGTAAEYAPLPTLGDGTAAEAALLARAAAARPEIARALAGLADAQAGLVAAQRDATLPDLTAAVQAGQLSDAQGNAGRLVSGSLNLKTGVLGAQVSLPLRDPGEIPNGLALSLSGTFPLLGSGRPQAAAQAQLGAQQATLALENARLGVELEVRTRLADLQNARGGLSALQLAREGAAVALGSARARLDAGLGTGLDVAQAELNLAQAEQALDRAAQDVALSALALAQATGELDPALLGSLPPTLPLSAPTTPTPTTPAESGARP from the coding sequence ATGTCCACACGTTGTCTCCCTTTTCTGCTCGCCGGGCTGCTGAGCGCGGCCTTCCCGGGCGGGTCCGTGGCGGCGCAGGCCGCGCCCACCGCCGCGCCGACCCCCCTGACGCGGGAGGCCGGCGCCGCCGCTCCCCTGACCTCCCTGAACGCCGTGCTGGCGCAGCTGCGGCAATCGCCGGGCTGGCGGGCCGCCGACCTGAACTACCGCGCCGCGCAGCTCTCGCTGGACAGCGCCCGCGCCCGCGCCGGCCTGAGCCTGAGTGTGGGCGGCAACGCCGCTCTGGTGCGGGTCCCCTGGGACAGCGGGGCCTGGCAGGGCACCGGCACCGTCACGGCGAGCGTGGGCCTGAGCGTGCTGCCCTGGTCGCCTGCCCTGGAGGGAGTGCGCAGCGCCGAGCGCGCGCTGGGGGCCGCCGCTGCCGAGCTGCGTTGGGCGCGGGCCAGCCTGACCCTTCAGGCGGCCCAGGCCTACGCCGGGGCGCGCAGCGCGGCGCAGGCCCTCGCGCTGGCCGACACCGGACTCGCCCTGAACACCCGGTTGCTGGAGGCCGCACAGGCGCAGCGTGCCCAGAACCTGATTCCCGAAGAGCGGCTGCTGCAAAGCCGGGGCGCGCTGGCCCAGGCCCAGGCGGCCCAGGCCCAGGCCACGCGCGGCGTGCAGAGCGCGGCGCAGGGCCTCGCGCGGGTGCTGGGCGGGCCAGTCACGCTGCCGGGCACGGCCGCCGAATACGCGCCGCTCCCCACGCTGGGGGACGGAACCGCCGCCGAGGCCGCCCTGCTGGCCCGCGCGGCGGCGGCCCGCCCCGAGATCGCCCGCGCGCTGGCCGGGCTGGCCGACGCCCAGGCCGGACTGGTGGCCGCGCAACGCGACGCCACGCTGCCCGACCTGACGGCCGCCGTGCAGGCCGGGCAGCTCAGCGACGCCCAGGGCAACGCCGGGCGGCTGGTGTCGGGCAGCCTGAACCTCAAGACCGGCGTGCTGGGCGCGCAGGTCAGCCTGCCGCTGCGCGACCCCGGCGAGATTCCCAACGGACTGGCCCTGAGCCTCAGCGGGACCTTTCCGCTGCTGGGCAGTGGCCGCCCGCAGGCCGCCGCGCAGGCGCAGCTCGGCGCGCAGCAGGCCACCCTGGCGCTGGAAAACGCCCGCCTGGGTGTCGAGCTGGAGGTGCGTACCCGGCTCGCGGACCTGCAAAACGCGCGCGGCGGCCTGAGCGCCCTGCAACTGGCGCGCGAGGGGGCCGCCGTCGCCCTGGGCAGCGCCCGCGCCCGTCTGGACGCCGGGCTGGGCACCGGTCTGGACGTCGCCCAGGCCGAACTGAACCTCGCCCAGGCCGAGCAGGCCCTCGACCGCGCCGCGCAGGACGTCGCCCTGAGCGCGCTGGCACTGGCACAGGCCACCGGAGAACTCGATCCGGCGCTGCTGGGCAGCCTGCCGCCCACCCTGCCCCTCTCCGCACCGACCACCCCGACCCCGACCACCCCCGCCGAATCAGGAGCCCGCCCATGA
- a CDS encoding TolC family protein: MKTRPALALLTALTLSAAQAQTALTLTLPSAVARALDSGPDVTTARANLQKAQANLRAVRADPTSIITTLTQAEQGAAAGLAALNAAKLNVAQTVITQYVAASEAAGRVSLNTAQVALDTRNLQIAQARLASRVATALDVSRVQTALNGDRQELADAQAQVPVLRAGLARTLGLAAGTDLTLAPLPTPPAASAAVTTLQSGLNTRLSGLVQAAQGTELAALQVRVANNDYTPARTLQDAQVALANAQRSLDDATRAAATGVRDAARAVESARQQIGVAQAQARNAQTALTQAQARLRAGTAAAVEVQQAQVQAQQADFGVQQAQNGLWRALAGLGVASGLDQTGLVR, from the coding sequence ATGAAGACCCGCCCCGCCCTTGCCCTACTGACCGCCCTGACCCTGAGCGCCGCCCAGGCCCAGACCGCCCTGACCCTCACGCTGCCGTCGGCGGTGGCCCGCGCGCTCGACAGTGGCCCCGACGTGACCACGGCCCGCGCCAACCTGCAAAAGGCCCAGGCCAACCTGCGGGCGGTGCGCGCCGACCCCACCTCCATCATCACGACGCTGACCCAGGCCGAGCAGGGCGCGGCGGCGGGGCTCGCGGCCCTGAACGCGGCCAAGCTGAACGTGGCCCAGACGGTGATCACGCAGTACGTCGCCGCCTCGGAGGCGGCCGGGCGCGTGAGCCTGAACACGGCGCAGGTGGCCCTGGACACCCGCAACCTCCAGATCGCGCAGGCCCGCCTCGCCTCGCGGGTGGCGACCGCGCTGGACGTGAGCCGCGTGCAGACCGCCCTGAACGGCGACCGCCAGGAACTCGCCGACGCGCAGGCGCAGGTGCCGGTGCTGCGCGCCGGGCTCGCGCGCACGCTGGGCCTGGCGGCCGGCACCGACCTGACCCTGGCCCCGCTGCCCACACCGCCGGCCGCCAGCGCTGCCGTGACCACGCTGCAAAGCGGCCTGAACACCCGCCTGAGCGGGCTGGTGCAGGCGGCCCAGGGCACCGAACTCGCGGCCCTACAGGTGCGCGTCGCCAACAACGACTACACGCCGGCGCGCACCCTGCAGGACGCCCAGGTGGCCCTGGCGAATGCCCAGCGCAGCCTGGACGACGCCACGCGCGCCGCCGCTACGGGCGTGCGCGACGCCGCCCGCGCCGTCGAGAGCGCCCGCCAGCAGATCGGGGTGGCGCAGGCCCAGGCCCGCAACGCCCAGACCGCGCTGACCCAGGCGCAGGCCCGGCTGCGCGCCGGGACCGCCGCCGCCGTCGAGGTGCAGCAGGCGCAGGTGCAGGCGCAGCAGGCCGACTTCGGCGTGCAGCAGGCGCAGAACGGCCTGTGGCGCGCCCTTGCGGGCCTGGGGGTCGCCTCGGGCCTCGACCAGACCGGGCTGGTGCGATGA
- a CDS encoding efflux RND transporter periplasmic adaptor subunit: protein MSRRVSSSLAVLAPALLTLGALLAACSPSGNTAARNDLDAAPPKTTRLAVTTVAARQGTLSANRSVAANIRAVRDSQVAAQAGGAVRARLVEEGERVAAGQVVVQLDDTTQRQALENARLQVQQAQISLQQTQQNVAGSGGALEAAVASAQATLAQATQSAQSSENLYNLGGISLADLQAARAALAQAQGGLAQARQNLAQNGRSAQASVPLQRAQLDTAQAGVRQAEQNLARTQVRAPFAGVVADINVEEGEFAAQGSTVFRLVDPAGIQARFNVPPTDAAALTDGTRLNLGYGGVNYVAVVRGNPAVAGTDRLVPVTANVQGGERLPVGASAQVRYRAALGRGIIVPGAAVQSGGGENSVYVAENGVARRQAVNVVAEAGAQAAVTGLEAGAPVISPVPASLQDGDAVEVGSGAAVTAAPASASGEGSQP, encoded by the coding sequence ATGAGCCGCCGCGTCTCCTCCTCACTGGCCGTCCTGGCCCCGGCCCTCCTGACGCTGGGCGCGCTGCTCGCCGCCTGCTCGCCCTCGGGCAACACGGCCGCGCGCAACGACCTCGACGCCGCGCCGCCCAAGACCACCCGGCTGGCCGTGACCACCGTCGCGGCCCGGCAGGGCACGCTGAGCGCCAACCGCAGCGTGGCCGCCAACATCCGCGCGGTGCGTGACAGCCAGGTGGCGGCGCAGGCCGGCGGGGCCGTGCGCGCCCGGCTGGTCGAGGAGGGCGAGCGGGTCGCGGCCGGGCAGGTCGTGGTGCAGCTCGACGACACCACGCAGCGACAGGCGCTGGAAAACGCCCGCCTTCAGGTGCAGCAGGCCCAGATCAGCCTCCAGCAGACCCAGCAGAACGTCGCCGGGTCGGGCGGCGCGCTGGAGGCGGCCGTGGCCTCGGCGCAGGCCACGCTCGCGCAGGCGACCCAGAGCGCCCAGAGCAGCGAGAACCTCTACAACCTCGGGGGCATCAGCCTCGCGGACCTGCAGGCGGCGCGCGCCGCGCTGGCACAGGCCCAGGGCGGGCTGGCCCAGGCCCGGCAGAACCTCGCCCAGAACGGCCGCAGCGCGCAGGCCAGCGTGCCGCTGCAACGCGCGCAGCTCGACACCGCGCAGGCGGGCGTACGGCAGGCCGAGCAGAACCTCGCGCGCACGCAGGTCCGTGCGCCCTTCGCCGGGGTCGTGGCCGATATCAACGTCGAGGAAGGCGAATTTGCCGCGCAGGGCAGCACGGTCTTCCGGCTGGTGGACCCGGCGGGCATCCAGGCGCGCTTCAACGTGCCACCGACCGACGCGGCGGCGCTGACCGACGGCACCCGCCTGAACCTCGGCTACGGCGGCGTGAACTACGTGGCCGTGGTGCGCGGCAATCCGGCGGTGGCGGGCACCGACCGCCTGGTGCCGGTCACCGCCAACGTGCAGGGCGGCGAGCGGCTGCCGGTCGGCGCCTCGGCGCAGGTGCGCTACCGCGCGGCGCTCGGGCGCGGGATAATTGTGCCGGGCGCGGCCGTGCAGAGTGGCGGCGGCGAGAACAGCGTGTACGTGGCCGAGAACGGCGTGGCCCGGCGCCAGGCCGTGAACGTCGTGGCCGAGGCCGGAGCCCAGGCCGCCGTGACCGGGCTGGAGGCGGGCGCGCCGGTCATCAGCCCGGTGCCCGCGAGCCTCCAGGACGGCGACGCGGTCGAGGTGGGCAGCGGCGCGGCCGTGACGGCGGCCCCGGCGTCGGCCTCCGGCGAGGGCAGCCAGCCATGA